The following DNA comes from Miscanthus floridulus cultivar M001 chromosome 5, ASM1932011v1, whole genome shotgun sequence.
GAAGCGGTCGTGGAGCTCTGCGATCCAGCAGACACGGCTTAGCATCAGCTGGTGAGGACGGGGCCACACCCGGGTTGCCTTGCCCACACAGAGGCTGATCATTTGAGCTCACAGCACCAGTGTTGGGCTGCTTCTTCGAGGAAGGGAACATTGTGCTCTCTCGGGTCCTTGCAGCGGCTTTCCCTCTTAAATCTTTCTATGCTCCATTATAGTTTTAGAAATCAAAGATGAATCATACGAAGGAAGCCAGCATCTTGATATTAGAAATATTTAGAAGTGTTGCTACTAACATCAAAATCCCATATTTGAAAGTGGTAAATAACAGAGAAACATACTGAGAGGAGCATGGAGTTGGAAGTGGCGGCCAAATAATAGTGGCTGCAACAGCATACATTTGACAATACAAATAACTGCTGTAAAAAAATTGAATTGACAAGATTTAAATTAAAAGCCACAATAGTCACTATTACCAGAATGTGAAGTCATGAAGGCTTAATAAAATAATGAAGCACACTGGTGTAAAAAAATGCATTGACAAGATTTAAATTAAAAGGCATAATAGTCACTATTAccagcagcctgttcggctggtgctgatacgatcgtggattattaccgctggctggtttggtgtgagagaaaaatactgttctggctgaaaatttacgatcgtttacgaccaagcgagcAGGCTGCAAAATGTGAAGTCATGAAGGCTTAATAAAATAATGAAGCACACTGTCAATCATAGCAAAATAGCAGGAAAAAATGCAAATGGCAAAGATATCATAATTATATTCATTAATTAGTAGCCTGAACATACTTCAGGATTTTGCattaaaacaaaagaaaaatggGTAGTCACTGATGCATGGGTAAGACCAGGTTTGAGATTATGTACAACAGTTTTAGTATTGGTTGTTGATGTATTTTGTTTGGCACTTCCATATGGAAGAAGATTTTGCTTTTCCCCCAAAATAGTTTCAGAATAATTTCCTAGTAGAAAAATATACCTACAGGCCACACTGAGATTGTTGGACAGATCACCGATCTGCTCCTTATGTACCCGCAACATGTTGGAAAGCAAAACAGATACATTTCTGATTTCAGCTACGTAAACCATTCCAAGACACAATTTAGTTGAAAACAAAGTGCTTTTCAGGCAGTTGACACACCTTGAGGAACAACCACCAGCATCAACATGAATTCAACAAGGTCACTCACAATttaaaaaggagaaagcacatGCCAACAATTTCCTAAATCTTTGGATTCAGAGGGAAGGGGTTCTGGAAAATCCGATGGATGACGCCCCAGTCAGTATAGGCACAACCATGGCACCGAGAGGGATAAAAAAATTAGAGgaataagaaatcaagcttctTATCAATTGTTCATCACTTGTTGCCACTTATTATTTTGCATATAAAAAAGGAAGCTGGTTGGCAGACACATATATAAACCCTTAATGGACCATTATAAGGAGCAAATATATCTAAACTCAACAAAACGGGAATACCCAAATGAAGAATGTACTTCAGGCAACTCCAGTGCACCATGATACATGCATGCATTGGCTGGAACGTGCCAATTTCTAACTCTAACATAAACCtccctttaataaaagttgtcaGGTTTGAGGATATAAACCTATCAGCAATTCTAACAAGCCTGCTATTTTAAAGTTTTggggaaaaaaaaaactctatcaGCTTTTCTGTCCATGTGAACATGCTTGGATATAATCTCTTCTACTCTCCAAAACCCATATAAATATTACTGATTCATTTGGACTTGTGCTACAGATACGAAACATTTATACCTAGCTAATAGGGATTCTATATGGATCACGTTCAACCGTGCAGTTACTCTTTAAGAAAACTTGAAACGTAGATATGCATATTATGCAATCATAAATTTACGCTTGGGGACAAATATCAAATCTGAATGGTGGCTTGGAAAGCCTGAAAGAAAAACGTGCAGGAAAAAAAAAACCGTTTCACTTTGTACCTGTGCACCTTTTTTTTGTGCGCCAAAGGCGCGCATGATGGGCACGGGCTCCTCTCACGCTCCCCACCAATGTCGAAGTTCTGCAGCGACCTCCTGCATCTACGCGCCCCACGGCCTGCTCGAAACAGAACACAATAGTAAAAAACCATCGGTTCAACCACATCATCTTGGCTGCAGGCGCAACGCGCGACAAATTAGATCGAGCGGACAAAGCTGCTATCTATGGAGGCGAGGGGTACTTGTCGTTGGGGACTTGGGACCGAAGGTGTCGCGCTCGTCACGGAAGCCAGTGGAGATCGGGTGGGTCAAATTTGGCCGGAGTAGCAGCTCGGCCGCGGCAGCGCAGGCCGACGGCGAGCCAGACGGGTGTGGATCTCGTTCGGCCATGGTCCACAGACTTTCTGCCTGGCAGCCGTCGATTGCTTACGATTCCGTTTCGGTGTAAACACTAAATAAACGCGATTAGAAAGACAAAACTCCCAGCTTCGTCCGAGTCCGTCACACGTCACACGAGATCGAGTCCCGTTCCCGTCCCCTCTCCACCCCACATATCTAACCTCCTTCCTTCCTCATGCATCTTAGCCTGCCCTAATAGAACAAGAATCTTGATACACACAGGCTCTCTCTCCCGCCGCCGGCGGGCGTTAGCGGCATGGGGAAAATCCCCCGCCTGCTAATGGGGCGGTATGAGCTCGACAGGCTGCTCGGCAAGGGCAGCTTTGCAAAGGTGTACCACGCGCGCAACATAGGCACCGGGGAGGAGGTGGCCATCAAGATCATGGACAAGGATCACATGTCCAAGTTAGGTGCCGTGCAGCAGCAAATCATACGCGAGATCGAGATCATGCGCCGGGTACGCCACCCCCACATCGTGCGCATCCACGAGGTCATGGCCACCAGGAAGAGCATCTTCGTCGTCATGGAGTTCGTCGGCGGCGGCACCCTCAACGCCCACCTGGTCCACCGCGCTGGCCGCGGCATCAGCGAGGCCTCGGCCCGCCGTGTCTTCCAGCAGCTCGTGTCCGCGCTCGACTACTGCCACTCGCTCGGCGTGTACCACCGCGACATCAAGCCCGACAACATTCTCGTCGACGCCACGGGCAACATCAAGGTCACCGATTTCGGGCTCTCGGCCCTCGCCGGCACGGCGCAGCGGGAGGCGTTGCTCCACACCATCTGTGGGACGCCCATGTTCATCGCGCCCGAGGTTTTCCTGCGCTGCGGCTACGATGGCGCCAAGGCCGACGTCTGGGCCTGCGGCGTCGTCCTCTTCGCGCTCGTGGCAGGCCGCTACCCCTTCAATCATAAGGACACCAGCTTGTACCACATGATCCGCCGCTGTGACTACCACTGCCCGCCGTGGTTCAGTACCGGCCTCGTCGGCCTGGTCCGCCGCATCCTATGCCCCGACCCGGTGCGCCGTATCGCCATACCGCAGATGAAGGAAAATCTTTGGTTCAAGAAGGGCTTCAAGGAGATCCCACGGAGCCTCAGCGAGCCCGAGCTGCGCGACTCTGACTCTTATTCTGATGACGAGTCGATGGCGTCATCTACGTCGTCAGGGGACCCGGCCTCCCTGATGGCGTGCCCCATGCATACCTCGGTGTCAGCGCCGTCGCTGACCACACTCGAGAGTACTGGTAGCGTCGCCGTCCAAGCACAGCCGCGCATGCGCCGCCCCAAGAGTCTGAACGCGTTCGACATCATCGCGTCGTCACCGAGCCTCGACCTGTCTGGGTTGTTCCAGGAGCCGAGCGAGCAGATGCGGTTCGTGTCTGCCGCGCCCGTGTCCAAAATCATCTCCAAGCTGGAGGAAATCGCTGGGCACGTCAGCTTCACGGCGCGCACCAAGGAATACCAGGTGAGCATCGAGGAGACGAGGAACGAGAACCAGGGCGTGCTCCTTATCTCGGCCAAGATCTTCGAACTCACGCCTGAGCTCGTCATGGTGAAGATTTGCAAGAAGGCTGGCGACACCACTCAGTACCGGCAGTTCTGCAACAATGAGCTCAAGCCCGGCCTGCGTGGCCTAGTCGACGGACTGCCGGAGGACAACGCCGAGTGCATGGCCTCCATCTCTGGATGATTCTAGTATCTTTAATTTTATTTCATTAGTTCTATGTTAGTAGTATACTAGTTTATTAGGAGATTTGATAGTGTTAATACCTTAATGGTGTGTCATGGCACTAGTGTTAattaacagcctgttcgcttgctcgtatacgatcgtggattataagttggaacagtatttttctctcacgccaaaccagccagcagtaaataatccacgatcgtttacgacgaaacgaacaggctgtaagtTGCTAAAAACTCTAGGCATGTGCTTTCTCATCCAGTACTAAGTGTATCATGGTGTACACTTTTCACTTTTGTTCGTTACCGCATTTGGAAAACAGAATCTGTTGTTTAGTGCACATGTTGTTTTATTAACGGAAAATGTACTATTTTTCAGTGCATCTGGAAAACACTCCTTTCATTTTTTTCCTGTAGCTAACCTATCTAAAGAGCAAGGAAAATAAATTTTATGTGTTTCTAAGACCTCCTGTTAGGACTAGTAGAACATCAGGCAAGAAGAGGCTGAATGCTTAAAGGTGACAATTTTGTATGTTTATTTTTCCATAAGAATAAACCCATGGTTGACATCTTTTGGACAGGAATTTTACCACAACTTTGCAAGCAACACAAGTTTTTGGGAAATATTCCTGTTGATCAGAAGTAATAAGGAGACAAAAAGATGGCCGAAGACACGCAGTAGGGACATGTTATGGTGATCAGAAGTAATCGTCGTAGCATTTTGTCTCATGTCCACAGGATGCAACAAAAAGCATGAGTTAGAGAAATCCCGCTCCGGGTCTAGAAATCATCATAGGAACACGCTGAAGCGGAGTGCTCCGGATATTCGATCGATGCAGCAAGGAACTGGCAAGGCTGTACTAGTCCTGTAGCATTTGGCTTTTGCTTTGTATTACAGTTTCATACATGGATTCTAGAAGCGGCATAGCCACCGCCTTATATGCAAGACAACCTAGAGAAAAAAAATATAACTAATATGATTATCAAGTCAGTCTTATATTTGGAGGTGTGTGAGGATCTTATGATTCATTTGTGTGGGCACTCATGGTAAAAAGTTGTCATCTACCACTACTAGTAAATTTTGAGTGGCATGTGCCCTCACTCTACATAACCTAGCTTCACCCCTACTTATGAGTTTTAGTGATGATGAATCAACATAAGCATCTGCATTGGTAATATCGTAAGCGCACGCATGTAActtaaggtcttgtttggatgtgcATATATTTATCTCAATCCACGTGTATTGAAATGTATTGGAGTAGAATTAAACTAAATTATattccaatccactccaacacatataGATTGAATGGATACACATACATACAAACAAGGCTTAAGTAGTTCCCGTGTACATCCAGGCGCCTTGTGAATATCACATCGATTGTAATTAAACGACATTTTACCTTGAGAATCCTAGTGACAAGAAGTGCAAGTCTGTAATCTGTGCATTTGTTGCATGACAGCAGCTACAGCCTGTTTATTGTCAACTAGCCACGCAATGGCATGCTTAAGGCTATATCAGTTTGTACCGTGCCGTCAGAAACTCTACCGTTCTACGCTCAACCACTGCAGTCCTGGAGAAGTACAGGACTGGGTATATGATCCCGTACTATGAAATATATGCATCAAAACCTTAACAATTTTTGGGCTTAAATGCAAGTGCATGTACAAACTGGTAAGTAGCAATACATGAACACACTGAACAAGTACAACATCAGGCTGTGTTCTCTCAAGCCTGGAGACAACATACACAAACCAACCACCACATAGAGTAAGCAGCCACCACCAGATAAACCGCTCTCTTGATATTTACAATGAACAAACAAATTATCAGAGctacaacaaagacaacaaaAAGGAATTCGAAAGACGCAGCAGAGTTCCCAACTGGTGGTGAACCTGTCTACGCGCTAAACTGTATTGGGGAACTTGCATCATGAAATTAAAATGCCTGGGGCAAATCGTGGCATTTAAAGCCATTTGAAGTCGAATAGACACAAATATCACAAAGGTCAAAGCCTAGATCATCTGAAGCTTTGATTTTGGTGGTGGGATGGTACGAGGCAGTGATGAAAGCACATTGAGTTGGATCAATATGCTAGTGGCTGCTGCAGAAGTACAATCAACTTGTTTATTGAACGGAGCCTTTAATTTCCATCCAATGTATTCTCTTGGGAAACGCCAAGCTGAACTTCTGAATCGCTTCTCAAACACAACTATTTCATTTCTCAAAAATCTTTGCCCGCAAAGCTGACACGTAAAGGACATCATTGTGCACTCATTGCACCCAAGATCATTCAGGCTTCCATTTTTTTCTCTGCACAGCTGACTCAAAAAGGACATCATTGCACCAATTGTTGCATCCACGATCATTCAGGCTTCAATTTTCTCACCAATAAAGATGGATTTTAGCTCCTTAGTGAAATGGTTATTCCAGTCAGAAAGAGAAGCAAATGGCAGTAAGCCATTCAAGGCTGGGATAAAAAACCCCAGCACAGCATAAAACATCCAGCGGCGAATCCAATACGGGAACCAGACAGACTCCTTGCTATCAGATACAGATATAGGACCATGAAGAACACGGTACAAGACCGATGGATAACAATTTCCAAGTAAATGGATGGAACAAAGAACCTCCCAGCATATAAGCCACATGTTCCCATCGCCACCAAGTGTGTTGGTACAGAACCTTCCAGCGAAGCCACAAATAACTCCCAACAGAATGATGTTGAAAGTTACTGGCATACTTGATCCAGACACTGCAGAACGCTGGAATGCTAACCAAACAATTGCCAGAATCATTACTATGCCAAAGAACATCCGTGTTGCAGCTATTACATGACATCTTATGAAGAGCAACCCGGAATTGAAGTTTGACACTGAATTTGGCACCCACCATGATTTAGATCCCTGCATGAGAGACAAGAGAGaatgttatgaccggcatccagTACTCCAGGCGAAGGCCCAGCAGTGGCTAGAGGGTGCGGCGGGTTAGGGGGCTTAAGGCCCATATTTATCATATTTTACATAATATTAGAGTTATTTTCTATTATTATTCAGAGACATATAAATACCTGTAAACTCTATTGAGGAAATTAAGCAGAAACaattattgtttccggcttcctcagagagccgggagaaaccctagccgccgccttcTCTCTCCCGTGAACAGTACCGCGGCACTGTAGCGCCGGTACTGTAGCGCCGCCACCCTCTCCCTCCGCGAGATCACGGCGCCCCGCCGTGGTCCATCGCGGTTTAAGCCTCGACCCCCGATCACCGACCGCTACAACCTACGCTCAGTCAGAGGAGGAACCTCGGTTCCTATCAGCTTTACCAGAGACCTTGTCGATCATGGACACCCCCGCTGTCTCCTCCGCCGCGCCATCGCCGGCGATCCCGCCGGTGCCGACCGCCTCCACCGCGCCCCCTGCTACGGCGGGCGTTCTGGTGGTGCCGCCCTCCCAATCCTTGCCGACCACCGTCGCGCCGCGGCGGCTGTTAACGCCCGAGGAGGTGACGACCTCCATCGTCAATCTCAGCCATGGCGTGAAGGAACTGCAGGACATGATGAAGGCGTTTCTGAGCGGCCAGTACGTGGTTCCACCACCGCAGCCGTCACATCCTCCTCATCCGCCGCTGCCGTTGCCCTCATCCGTCTCGGTGCCGCAAATCACTTACCCCTACGGGATGCCTACGGACTCCATGCCGTCGCCGTCGACTTCCGTTCAGCCGTCGGTGTCCCAGGTCCCGATCCATATGCTGCAATTTCCGCACTCGCCGTCGCCGATTCCGGCTTGGGCCCTTGGATCCTCGGCGGCGCACC
Coding sequences within:
- the LOC136453918 gene encoding CBL-interacting protein kinase 25-like — encoded protein: MGKIPRLLMGRYELDRLLGKGSFAKVYHARNIGTGEEVAIKIMDKDHMSKLGAVQQQIIREIEIMRRVRHPHIVRIHEVMATRKSIFVVMEFVGGGTLNAHLVHRAGRGISEASARRVFQQLVSALDYCHSLGVYHRDIKPDNILVDATGNIKVTDFGLSALAGTAQREALLHTICGTPMFIAPEVFLRCGYDGAKADVWACGVVLFALVAGRYPFNHKDTSLYHMIRRCDYHCPPWFSTGLVGLVRRILCPDPVRRIAIPQMKENLWFKKGFKEIPRSLSEPELRDSDSYSDDESMASSTSSGDPASLMACPMHTSVSAPSLTTLESTGSVAVQAQPRMRRPKSLNAFDIIASSPSLDLSGLFQEPSEQMRFVSAAPVSKIISKLEEIAGHVSFTARTKEYQVSIEETRNENQGVLLISAKIFELTPELVMVKICKKAGDTTQYRQFCNNELKPGLRGLVDGLPEDNAECMASISG